One Candidatus Eisenbacteria bacterium DNA window includes the following coding sequences:
- a CDS encoding DUF523 domain-containing protein, translated as MVRTLLSACLLGIPCRYDGASLKCPALIPSKNNLWIPVCPEQLGGLSTPREPADIQGGDGNQVLDGETLVLTRSGLDVTAAYIRGAEATLTICRELSIQVAVLKARSPSCGCRRIYRGGDLVSGVGVTTALLLRNGVSVQNEEEFAGLD; from the coding sequence GTGGTCCGAACCCTCCTCAGCGCCTGTCTATTGGGAATCCCCTGCCGATATGACGGCGCTTCTTTAAAATGCCCGGCGCTTATCCCATCCAAGAATAATCTTTGGATTCCCGTCTGCCCCGAACAACTCGGTGGCTTATCGACGCCCCGTGAGCCGGCTGACATCCAAGGCGGAGATGGGAATCAGGTGCTCGATGGGGAGACGCTTGTCCTGACCCGGTCGGGACTCGACGTAACCGCCGCCTATATCAGGGGAGCGGAAGCCACTTTAACAATATGCCGGGAACTTTCCATACAGGTTGCGGTTCTAAAAGCTCGAAGCCCTTCTTGCGGCTGCCGGCGTATCTACCGCGGGGGGGACCTCGTTTCAGGGGTTGGAGTGACGACGGCTTTGCTGCTTCGCAACGGGGTCAGTGTGCAGAACGAAGAAGAATTCGCCGGGCTGGATTGA
- a CDS encoding PAS domain-containing sensor histidine kinase yields the protein MPISLLIQGILSKRSRREELSSTLAPAVRTILGSDEPALITVFARQLHDDSYQAVSIWPGSGYAPDGLSASSSPFGIGMDVPTGHALPRLPALPLVAASWRKEASIQWMDHDNLSLLIPAHGFKDLCGFLEIVPVQMDLILTPLQSDNLLLVGQAAGLCLERDMDTIRSTLREDALQAQIGFLNRFADRLSDGILIISDDGVLLHLNRSAERLTGLLGINTVGLEISHILPAPAARAIQVAKDELVKRGHTIPRTVDFDTSQGPMRWQIDVELIRAGREVTSCVATLRDLHHRQYLSKLLEVDRLKNDFLSTLSHELRTPITTLRGYAWLLHQERDKLPEHLRDAVSSMEQETVGLCGMVENLLFLADPEQPLPADADPIPLGTVIGDVIQEYNGWVGKRGITIESDIAEDPLFVNGETERLRLMVINIIDNAVKFSPDGSLIKISWRRVDGGNGELRVEDQGPGMTTLAGTAAFDPFQQGGDALVGKPPGLGLGLAIVRRVVEELSGRIETQAGADGGTRMNLILPLAGD from the coding sequence TTGCCGATCTCATTGCTGATTCAGGGGATTCTCTCCAAGAGGTCCCGGCGGGAAGAGCTCTCCTCGACCCTGGCTCCGGCCGTCCGGACGATTCTTGGCTCAGATGAGCCGGCCCTTATCACGGTTTTTGCCCGCCAGCTTCATGACGACTCCTATCAGGCGGTCTCTATCTGGCCGGGTAGCGGCTACGCCCCGGATGGATTGAGCGCATCATCGTCGCCGTTCGGCATCGGAATGGATGTTCCCACCGGTCATGCCTTGCCGCGTCTGCCGGCCCTGCCGCTTGTCGCGGCCTCATGGCGGAAGGAAGCCTCTATTCAGTGGATGGATCATGACAACCTGTCATTGCTGATCCCGGCTCACGGATTCAAGGATCTCTGCGGTTTTCTGGAAATAGTCCCGGTACAAATGGATCTGATTCTCACCCCGCTGCAGTCCGATAACCTGCTTCTCGTGGGGCAAGCCGCGGGACTCTGTCTCGAACGGGATATGGACACGATTCGTTCGACGTTGAGAGAAGACGCCCTTCAGGCTCAGATTGGATTTTTGAACCGCTTCGCTGATCGCCTCTCCGATGGAATTCTCATTATCTCGGATGACGGCGTTCTCTTGCACCTCAACCGATCCGCGGAACGTCTCACCGGTCTCCTCGGTATTAATACGGTCGGTCTGGAGATATCGCACATTCTTCCCGCGCCGGCGGCGAGGGCGATTCAGGTGGCCAAAGATGAACTGGTGAAGCGAGGCCACACGATCCCCCGCACCGTCGATTTTGACACGAGCCAGGGACCGATGCGCTGGCAGATCGATGTCGAACTCATTCGGGCGGGAAGAGAGGTCACTTCCTGCGTCGCCACGCTCCGCGATCTCCATCACCGGCAATACCTCTCCAAGCTGCTGGAAGTGGACCGGCTGAAGAACGATTTTCTAAGCACCTTGTCACATGAGCTGAGAACACCCATCACAACCCTCAGGGGATATGCCTGGCTGCTGCACCAGGAAAGAGACAAATTACCTGAACATTTAAGGGATGCGGTTTCCTCTATGGAGCAGGAAACGGTCGGGTTGTGCGGCATGGTGGAGAACCTCCTCTTTCTTGCCGACCCTGAACAACCCCTGCCCGCCGATGCCGATCCGATCCCGCTGGGAACTGTCATCGGCGACGTGATTCAGGAGTATAACGGTTGGGTTGGGAAGAGGGGCATAACGATCGAAAGCGACATCGCTGAAGATCCTCTATTTGTTAACGGTGAAACCGAGCGGCTCCGGCTGATGGTGATCAATATCATCGACAATGCGGTCAAGTTCAGTCCGGATGGAAGCCTCATTAAGATTTCCTGGCGAAGGGTGGATGGTGGCAACGGCGAGCTGCGGGTGGAGGATCAGGGGCCGGGGATGACCACGCTTGCGGGAACCGCGGCCTTCGATCCGTTCCAGCAGGGCGGGGATGCGCTTGTCGGAAAGCCGCCGGGATTGGGTCTGGGGCTGGCGATTGTCCGGCGGGTTGTTGAGGAGCTTTCCGGGCGGATTGAAACACAGGCGGGAGCCGACGGCGGCACTCGGATGAATCTGATCCTGCCGCTGGCCGGTGATTAG
- a CDS encoding tetratricopeptide repeat protein, translating to MTALFPILSLFLAFSTATSTPPDSVDAWLQRAQNAVACGDWNGSVIWYGRVIETDSLSAEAYRGLGQTYLFMGIPREARRFLSRSLELADVWETRLALGKLSFEMEEREAAQAHLEAVIKEQPRSTEALGLLGELALEADDFQTAQFYFRQILLIEGETEKTLTDLGVVAQRAGETRQAIEFFRLAAKISPMSLSAHYNLAIAQAQAGNFHEALLAVNNALEIQPDDLACLRFLGVLYFEQDVCEEAIEAFQKVLFQDPLDLEVRIGLASCHHALGDYDEAILELRTIVTLDETNYDILLLLSNILQEKGDYEEAAHYSARAVRLAPDRPDAYYLLGLAHQKLGRQKEATEAFQTLEELRERDRGMAAGDSLSGTPPSDGSPR from the coding sequence ATGACCGCCCTTTTCCCGATCCTCTCCCTTTTCCTGGCCTTCTCCACGGCCACGTCGACGCCGCCGGACTCCGTCGATGCATGGCTGCAGCGCGCCCAGAACGCCGTGGCCTGCGGAGATTGGAATGGGAGTGTCATCTGGTACGGCCGCGTCATCGAGACCGATTCCCTCTCGGCGGAAGCGTATCGAGGCCTCGGGCAAACCTATCTTTTCATGGGGATCCCAAGGGAAGCCCGCCGTTTCCTGAGCCGCTCATTAGAATTGGCGGATGTGTGGGAGACGCGTCTCGCATTGGGAAAACTTTCCTTTGAAATGGAGGAGCGGGAGGCCGCGCAGGCTCATTTGGAGGCTGTGATCAAGGAACAACCCCGCTCCACAGAGGCATTGGGACTTCTGGGTGAACTGGCTCTCGAGGCGGATGACTTTCAGACGGCGCAGTTCTATTTCCGTCAGATTCTCTTAATTGAGGGAGAGACAGAGAAGACCCTGACCGATCTGGGTGTCGTTGCACAAAGGGCGGGTGAAACACGGCAGGCGATTGAATTCTTCCGCCTGGCCGCAAAGATCTCTCCGATGAGCTTGTCCGCTCATTACAACCTCGCCATCGCCCAGGCCCAGGCCGGTAATTTTCATGAGGCCCTTCTTGCTGTCAATAACGCCTTGGAGATTCAGCCTGATGACCTGGCCTGTCTTCGGTTTCTCGGGGTTCTCTATTTTGAGCAAGATGTTTGTGAGGAGGCGATCGAGGCATTTCAGAAGGTTCTGTTTCAGGATCCGCTTGATCTCGAAGTACGCATCGGTTTGGCAAGCTGCCACCACGCGCTGGGGGATTATGACGAGGCGATTTTAGAGCTGCGCACGATCGTGACCCTCGACGAGACGAACTACGATATCCTGCTATTGTTAAGCAATATACTTCAAGAAAAGGGCGATTACGAAGAGGCGGCCCATTATTCCGCTCGTGCGGTTCGCCTGGCGCCGGACCGACCCGATGCCTATTATCTTCTCGGACTGGCCCATCAAAAATTGGGACGGCAAAAGGAGGCGACCGAAGCCTTCCAGACGCTTGAAGAACTCCGGGAGAGAGATCGTGGCATGGCGGCCGGCGACTCACTCAGCGGAACCCCTCCTTCTGACGGATCGCCCCGCTAA
- a CDS encoding MotA/TolQ/ExbB proton channel family protein: MDIATVIGICLGIFLIGGSIAIGPSPIAFANAPSAMIVIGGTIAATLIRFPLASVLRTSSVAKNAFLYKAQAPDVLIKTIVSLAEKARRESFLALEDEKVDDAFLARGIQFCVDGTEPDVVANLMVTEMNQVIGRHQNGQKILKGMGAAAPAFGMIGTLIGLVQMLVKMDDPSKIGPSMAVAILTTFYGAFMANLLFLPMADKLAGRTAEEMLNRQIIIHGIQSILSGHHPRVIEAGLLGYMDPKSRELMSRERNEMKAAA, encoded by the coding sequence ATGGATATAGCCACAGTTATCGGCATCTGTTTGGGGATTTTTCTTATCGGGGGCTCTATCGCCATCGGACCCAGTCCCATCGCTTTTGCCAACGCGCCGTCCGCCATGATTGTCATCGGTGGCACGATTGCCGCCACTCTGATACGGTTTCCCCTCGCATCGGTTCTTCGCACTTCGAGCGTGGCAAAAAATGCATTTTTGTATAAGGCTCAAGCGCCGGATGTATTGATAAAGACAATCGTCTCGCTGGCCGAGAAGGCGCGGCGGGAATCGTTTTTGGCGCTGGAGGATGAAAAAGTCGATGATGCTTTCCTGGCCCGCGGAATCCAATTTTGCGTTGATGGAACCGAGCCCGATGTTGTCGCCAATCTCATGGTGACCGAAATGAATCAGGTCATTGGACGCCATCAAAACGGACAGAAGATCCTAAAGGGCATGGGCGCCGCAGCTCCGGCTTTTGGGATGATCGGCACCTTGATCGGACTGGTCCAAATGCTTGTTAAAATGGATGATCCCAGCAAGATCGGTCCGTCGATGGCCGTGGCCATTCTCACCACATTTTATGGCGCCTTCATGGCCAACCTCCTCTTTCTCCCCATGGCCGACAAATTGGCCGGACGAACGGCGGAAGAGATGTTAAACCGCCAGATCATTATCCACGGGATCCAATCGATCCTCTCCGGTCATCATCCCCGTGTCATTGAAGCCGGTCTCCTCGGGTATATGGATCCCAAAAGCCGGGAATTGATGAGTCGGGAAAGGAACGAAATGAAGGCTGCCGCTTAA
- a CDS encoding HDOD domain-containing protein, with amino-acid sequence MIHKRLNVVENIPTLPEILTKVMTMVDDPDASAYDIANVISKDPSLVSTILKVVNSPFYGLSRKVSSVGQGVIFLGFRAIRNLVFSAQLLKTFGGPGRNRRFNRKALWKHAIATGAAAKQLALRVEADPETAFLTGLMHDLGCIVLDQYFPEEFGAVLDLLDEKEISLIEAECQIVGIDHAEIGRLICRKWNFPEAMADAIGNHHQPEKAVVDKLGTCVIHVADHIARTLGLDSGLGRSGNQLSPEALLLLDLEDPVPSEILEQALTEYERANIFVGLIT; translated from the coding sequence ATGATTCACAAGCGGCTGAATGTGGTGGAGAATATTCCCACTTTGCCTGAAATCCTGACCAAGGTCATGACGATGGTGGATGATCCTGATGCGTCCGCCTACGATATCGCGAATGTCATTTCCAAGGATCCCAGCCTGGTTTCTACCATCTTGAAGGTCGTGAATTCACCATTCTACGGACTGAGCCGCAAAGTCTCTTCCGTTGGACAGGGTGTGATTTTTCTGGGATTCAGGGCCATCAGGAATCTGGTTTTCAGTGCGCAACTTCTGAAGACCTTTGGCGGCCCCGGGAGAAATCGGCGGTTTAATAGGAAGGCTTTGTGGAAGCACGCCATCGCCACTGGCGCAGCAGCCAAGCAACTGGCCCTTCGCGTGGAAGCCGACCCCGAGACAGCCTTTCTAACCGGCCTCATGCACGATCTGGGTTGTATTGTTCTCGATCAGTACTTCCCAGAAGAGTTTGGCGCTGTGCTCGATCTCCTGGATGAAAAGGAGATCTCATTGATTGAGGCGGAATGCCAAATTGTCGGAATCGATCACGCCGAAATAGGCCGCCTCATCTGCCGGAAGTGGAATTTCCCGGAAGCGATGGCGGATGCGATCGGAAACCATCACCAGCCGGAAAAGGCCGTTGTCGACAAGCTGGGAACCTGTGTGATTCATGTCGCCGATCACATTGCCCGCACCCTGGGATTGGATAGTGGATTGGGTCGCTCCGGAAATCAGCTTAGTCCAGAGGCCCTTTTACTCCTCGATCTTGAAGATCCGGTGCCCAGTGAAATTCTAGAGCAAGCGCTTACGGAATATGAACGCGCAAACATTTTTGTGGGACTCATTACTTGA
- a CDS encoding M23 family metallopeptidase produces the protein MARKSLDIIVVPSDGNAIRRFRLPVFSAYILSITATGFLGLIMCAVGIYWNAHQVHKKYTLVAQENTVLNSDLEIFQKSLTDLECRLDTTIEMENKARLLAGLNPLDDETRQLGIGGPDLAYRHKGVDKELGNQLAGVSQRLAALDRHLSFQEQSYDLILSELRIRTEELDHIPTINPVVGEFYLSSGFGRRPDPFTGRMSMHEGFDFCAAHGTPFQAAARGRVIFAGRSGDFGKVIKIDHGNGIVTIFGHADKILVKLNDEVERGQIIGHIGATGRTTGPHLHYEIQKNGCPVNPAKYLLDEERIVD, from the coding sequence ATGGCCAGAAAGAGCCTGGATATTATCGTTGTCCCTAGCGATGGGAATGCAATCCGCCGTTTTCGTTTACCTGTTTTCTCCGCCTATATACTTAGCATCACCGCCACCGGATTTCTCGGTCTTATCATGTGTGCCGTTGGCATTTATTGGAATGCGCATCAGGTCCACAAAAAGTATACACTGGTTGCCCAGGAAAACACCGTCCTTAACTCCGATCTCGAGATCTTTCAAAAGAGTCTGACCGATTTGGAATGTCGCCTCGACACGACCATCGAAATGGAAAACAAAGCCCGCCTCCTGGCCGGGCTCAATCCGCTCGATGATGAGACGCGCCAATTGGGTATTGGTGGACCTGATCTGGCCTACCGGCATAAGGGAGTTGATAAGGAGCTGGGGAATCAATTGGCCGGTGTCAGCCAGCGGTTAGCCGCCCTCGATCGGCATCTTTCGTTCCAAGAACAAAGTTATGATCTCATCCTCAGCGAGTTGAGAATTCGAACCGAAGAGCTCGATCACATTCCAACGATCAATCCGGTTGTGGGAGAGTTTTATCTTTCCAGCGGTTTCGGGCGCCGTCCCGATCCCTTCACCGGCCGGATGTCGATGCACGAGGGTTTTGATTTTTGTGCCGCACACGGCACACCCTTCCAAGCCGCCGCTCGCGGCCGGGTGATCTTTGCGGGGCGGAGTGGAGACTTCGGCAAGGTCATAAAGATCGATCATGGTAATGGAATCGTCACGATTTTTGGGCATGCCGACAAAATCCTCGTCAAACTCAATGATGAGGTTGAACGGGGCCAGATCATCGGCCATATCGGAGCCACCGGTCGGACGACGGGACCGCACCTGCATTATGAAATCCAGAAGAATGGCTGCCCGGTCAACCCCGCCAAGTATCTCTTGGATGAGGAACGCATCGTCGATTAG
- a CDS encoding TetR/AcrR family transcriptional regulator has protein sequence MPRQAGRSAQQTRAIILDAAAEVLARQGYEAARVDDIARRSGVSKGAFYFHFPSKEEMALGLVDQLSERLIQKVQRMVEPQPPSRARLGAAIQALLETFARKRALGHLLLVNIVGQGRVMDRKFLPIREKFILFIRAELVGAAEAGELPRDLDLDLTARAWLGALHETILHWLLAAHPTPLASQGKALQNLLFYGIGRALPGCDDKETGRGSP, from the coding sequence ATGCCGCGGCAGGCGGGACGTTCGGCACAACAAACACGGGCGATCATTCTTGATGCGGCAGCTGAAGTTCTTGCCCGGCAAGGATATGAGGCCGCCCGGGTTGATGACATCGCCCGCCGTTCCGGCGTATCAAAGGGGGCCTTCTACTTCCATTTCCCCAGCAAGGAAGAGATGGCCCTGGGACTCGTGGATCAACTCTCCGAGAGATTGATCCAAAAGGTTCAGCGGATGGTCGAACCCCAGCCCCCATCGCGGGCGAGGCTGGGGGCGGCGATTCAAGCCCTTCTGGAAACCTTCGCCCGCAAGCGCGCCTTGGGGCATCTCCTTCTCGTCAACATCGTCGGCCAGGGCCGGGTGATGGATCGAAAGTTCCTGCCGATCCGCGAGAAATTCATTCTCTTTATCCGGGCGGAATTGGTGGGGGCGGCTGAAGCGGGGGAGCTGCCGCGGGATCTGGATCTGGATCTGACGGCGCGCGCCTGGCTGGGCGCCCTTCATGAAACGATCCTTCATTGGCTACTGGCCGCCCATCCAACACCGCTCGCATCACAGGGGAAAGCCCTGCAGAACCTCCTTTTTTATGGGATTGGAAGGGCTCTCCCGGGTTGTGATGATAAAGAGACGGGCAGAGGGTCGCCATGA
- a CDS encoding isochorismate synthase: MNRESVKNGRWHLISRTESLDSESDPFEAFEKARLRGEPSFFWMHPSDGLWMVGEGVPRKELQPRPCIISTAAETHRHWMQNLRLDPAGRPGVGPVLFGAFRFRSDHPVGIPWTGLTPDPFIFCPLQMIKMNGAVSRIVTTAADGPLAEDLNVKDSDSPSTRSFSEPPAPRLIEAEGMSYGGWVEGVQRILGEVGKGRVEKTTLARYLHLRFSGSWNCAGILRRLSASYPDCRIFAIAEKGACFLGATPELLMEQKGGRIQSVCLAGSAPRSTDAGTDTEAGRALLGDRKERREHEIVVRWIAERLKGKTSSLSWDREPRLRRLRAVQHLQTVFEGAVAPGGHLLDLVSAIHPTPAVGGVPLNRALELSGDIEMFDRGLYAGPIGWIDGRGDGEVALGIRSALIRGEDVHLFAGAGIVKGSDPEREWREVSLKFAPLLGALQLPPDTVSGVGME; this comes from the coding sequence ATGAATCGGGAATCGGTTAAAAACGGACGGTGGCATCTCATCTCTCGCACGGAGAGCCTGGATTCCGAATCCGATCCATTTGAGGCGTTTGAAAAGGCGCGATTGAGAGGTGAACCGTCCTTTTTCTGGATGCACCCATCAGACGGATTATGGATGGTGGGCGAGGGCGTTCCCCGGAAGGAGCTCCAGCCGCGCCCCTGCATCATCAGCACGGCGGCGGAAACCCATCGCCACTGGATGCAGAATCTGAGATTGGATCCTGCCGGCCGGCCGGGAGTGGGGCCGGTTCTATTCGGCGCCTTTCGCTTCCGTTCGGATCACCCCGTGGGAATTCCCTGGACCGGCTTGACGCCCGATCCTTTTATTTTTTGCCCGCTTCAAATGATAAAGATGAACGGCGCTGTTTCGAGAATCGTTACAACGGCCGCCGACGGACCGCTGGCGGAGGATCTTAATGTTAAAGACTCCGACTCCCCCTCGACCCGCTCGTTCTCGGAACCTCCCGCGCCAAGACTGATTGAGGCTGAAGGAATGTCTTATGGCGGATGGGTCGAGGGGGTTCAGCGTATTCTCGGTGAGGTCGGGAAGGGACGGGTGGAGAAGACGACCCTGGCGCGTTATCTCCATCTCCGATTTTCCGGATCCTGGAATTGCGCCGGAATCCTCCGGCGTCTCAGCGCCTCGTATCCCGATTGCCGGATCTTTGCCATTGCGGAGAAAGGCGCCTGCTTTCTCGGCGCGACACCCGAACTGCTGATGGAACAAAAGGGTGGAAGAATCCAATCCGTTTGTCTGGCCGGATCGGCGCCGCGGAGCACGGATGCCGGGACCGACACCGAGGCCGGGCGCGCCCTTTTGGGGGACCGCAAGGAAAGGCGTGAACACGAGATTGTCGTGCGCTGGATTGCCGAGCGGCTGAAGGGGAAAACGTCATCCCTAAGCTGGGACCGGGAACCCCGGTTGCGGCGATTGCGCGCTGTTCAGCATCTCCAAACCGTTTTTGAAGGGGCCGTGGCGCCGGGAGGGCATCTTCTGGACCTGGTCTCGGCGATCCATCCGACACCGGCCGTCGGTGGTGTGCCGCTGAACCGGGCTTTGGAGCTTTCCGGCGATATCGAAATGTTCGATCGCGGGTTGTATGCCGGCCCGATCGGATGGATTGACGGCCGGGGCGATGGGGAGGTTGCATTGGGAATCCGTTCCGCCTTGATCCGGGGAGAGGATGTGCATCTCTTCGCTGGGGCCGGTATTGTGAAGGGTTCAGATCCGGAAAGGGAATGGCGGGAGGTGTCGCTGAAGTTTGCGCCGCTGCTCGGGGCTCTGCAACTGCCGCCGGATACGGTGTCAGGGGTAGGAATGGAGTGA
- a CDS encoding N-acetylmuramoyl-L-alanine amidase, which translates to MRRLIRLSLILQIVLCGAGHAVLNVEQIRTGVTEGRVRVVIDLSEAPKYRIWTPDDPHRIAINIANSVFNNNVKPIALDDDLVQRIRLNSLSGPKAQIVLDLSREARFEVFTLPPEGGKGYRLVCDVYRSGKGTLPVGRPWIVVLDPGHGGQDPGATTREGDRESEIVLDVAKRVKSLLDAKSGIKTYLTRDKNHAMGLRSRIQKAQDVEADVFISIHVNAAKARQAHGVEVFFLSLKGATDEASRELALLENQADYEIDAPIDESVRDLPFSFDLIQSDTILRSSLLAESLLKSVEAEGLAASRGVKQARFVVLKSYHIPSALVELGFISNSSDCHRLRQPSHRQLLAKTLFDGIIGYHEKYAPQRVD; encoded by the coding sequence ATGAGACGTCTGATTCGTTTGTCACTGATACTTCAAATCGTTCTGTGCGGCGCCGGTCATGCCGTTCTTAACGTCGAGCAGATTCGGACGGGTGTGACCGAAGGCCGCGTTCGGGTTGTGATCGATCTGTCCGAAGCTCCCAAGTACCGTATCTGGACTCCCGACGATCCCCACCGCATCGCGATCAATATAGCGAACTCCGTTTTCAACAATAATGTAAAACCAATCGCTCTGGATGATGACCTGGTTCAGCGCATCCGCTTGAACTCCCTTTCGGGTCCCAAAGCCCAGATTGTCCTCGATTTGAGCCGCGAGGCGCGTTTCGAGGTCTTTACCCTTCCTCCTGAGGGCGGGAAGGGGTACCGGCTGGTCTGTGATGTCTATCGGAGCGGGAAGGGGACGCTCCCCGTGGGACGGCCCTGGATCGTCGTTCTCGATCCAGGTCATGGCGGGCAAGATCCCGGGGCGACCACGCGTGAGGGAGACCGCGAATCGGAAATCGTTCTGGATGTCGCCAAACGGGTCAAAAGCCTTCTCGATGCCAAATCCGGCATCAAGACCTATTTGACCCGCGATAAAAATCATGCGATGGGTCTTCGGTCCAGAATCCAGAAAGCGCAAGACGTTGAGGCCGACGTTTTCATCAGCATTCATGTCAATGCGGCAAAGGCCCGGCAGGCTCACGGGGTAGAGGTCTTTTTCCTGAGCCTCAAAGGGGCGACCGATGAGGCCTCGAGAGAACTAGCCCTCCTGGAGAACCAGGCCGATTATGAGATTGATGCTCCCATCGATGAATCGGTCCGGGATTTGCCATTTTCTTTTGATCTGATTCAATCTGATACTATATTGCGTTCCAGTCTGTTAGCCGAATCACTTCTGAAATCCGTTGAGGCGGAGGGATTGGCCGCCAGTCGCGGCGTCAAGCAGGCTCGGTTTGTCGTCCTTAAGTCGTATCATATCCCATCCGCCCTGGTGGAATTGGGATTTATCTCCAACTCCAGCGATTGCCATCGGCTTCGCCAGCCATCCCACCGGCAGTTGCTGGCCAAAACCCTCTTCGATGGGATCATCGGTTACCACGAAAAATATGCTCCACAGCGGGTTGACTGA
- a CDS encoding OmpA family protein, with amino-acid sequence MSPMPDNGPPKEEPEEGAPEWMVTFGDMMSLLMVFFILIVSFSTMDVIKYRALVGSLKTAFGAKEASFMAGKTGSPNFINVAPTRKNSDAEERAETEEKAKSDVKSMGMEDDVEVRQTEQGVALRVKGNILFDVGNASLRTEANELLGKIAVILKKHPNTVLVEGHTDNVPISTALFKSNWELSAARAASVVRYLIEREGMAPTHLGVMGLSDTRPVASNYTPEGRSRNRRVDFVLSNVPPAGDISSSEITYQ; translated from the coding sequence GTGTCACCAATGCCCGACAATGGTCCTCCCAAGGAAGAACCGGAAGAAGGGGCGCCGGAATGGATGGTAACATTCGGTGACATGATGAGTCTTCTCATGGTTTTCTTCATTCTTATCGTTTCTTTCTCCACGATGGATGTCATAAAGTACCGGGCCCTGGTCGGCAGTTTGAAAACGGCATTCGGCGCCAAGGAAGCCAGCTTCATGGCGGGCAAGACAGGGAGTCCGAACTTTATCAATGTCGCTCCGACGAGGAAAAATTCAGATGCCGAGGAGAGAGCGGAGACCGAGGAGAAGGCCAAGAGTGACGTCAAATCGATGGGGATGGAGGATGATGTGGAGGTGAGGCAAACCGAACAGGGCGTGGCTCTGCGCGTGAAGGGTAACATCCTCTTTGATGTCGGGAACGCTTCATTGCGGACGGAAGCCAATGAACTGCTCGGCAAAATCGCTGTCATCCTGAAGAAACATCCCAATACCGTTCTTGTGGAAGGCCACACGGATAATGTCCCGATCTCAACGGCGCTCTTCAAATCCAACTGGGAATTGTCGGCCGCGCGCGCCGCATCCGTCGTTCGGTACCTTATCGAAAGGGAGGGGATGGCTCCCACCCACCTAGGCGTCATGGGATTGTCTGATACGCGGCCTGTTGCTTCCAATTATACGCCCGAGGGGCGCTCCCGGAACCGGCGGGTTGATTTTGTCCTCTCCAATGTCCCTCCGGCTGGAGATATCTCGTCCTCTGAAATTACCTACCAATGA